One window from the genome of Pararhizobium gei encodes:
- a CDS encoding arylesterase: MRLKGLTAFLWAITAIVIAVAPARADTLNLVGFGDSLMAGYKLPAEDAFPARLEKALRAKGHDVTIANAGVSGDTTSGGLARIDWSVPDGTKGVVLELGANDARRGIEPDETRKNIAAMIEKLQSRGISVLLVGMLAPPNMGEKYASKFNAVYPELAKTYGVAFYPFFLDGVVQDESLKIEDGMHPNGNGIGVMVERMMPVAEGFVDQLSTGG, from the coding sequence ATGCGATTAAAAGGTTTGACGGCATTTTTGTGGGCGATCACGGCAATTGTGATCGCGGTGGCGCCCGCAAGAGCAGACACGCTCAATCTCGTCGGTTTCGGCGACAGCCTGATGGCTGGTTACAAACTGCCCGCCGAGGACGCTTTCCCGGCGCGCCTGGAAAAGGCGTTGCGTGCGAAAGGCCATGACGTGACGATCGCCAATGCCGGCGTTTCCGGGGATACGACATCGGGAGGCCTCGCCCGGATCGACTGGTCGGTGCCGGATGGCACCAAGGGCGTCGTCCTCGAATTGGGCGCCAATGATGCAAGACGCGGCATTGAACCCGACGAAACCCGCAAGAACATAGCCGCCATGATCGAGAAGCTGCAATCGCGCGGCATTTCCGTTCTCCTGGTCGGAATGCTGGCGCCGCCGAACATGGGTGAGAAATACGCCTCCAAGTTCAATGCAGTGTATCCCGAACTTGCCAAGACCTATGGTGTTGCATTCTACCCCTTCTTTTTGGACGGCGTGGTCCAGGACGAGAGCCTTAAAATCGAGGACGGGATGCATCCCAACGGAAACGGCATCGGCGTGATGGTCGAGCGAATGATGCCGGTTGCGGAAGGTTTTGTTGATCAGCTTTCGACGGGAGGCTGA
- the thpR gene encoding RNA 2',3'-cyclic phosphodiesterase: MPRLFTALEIPRNAAMSLSLLRGGLPGARWMDVENYHITLRFIGDVDNRTADEIVDRLDRIERPEFQLQLTGTGAFGSKKPHSVWAGVSNPPELYALQAEIERLCQRLGLPADPRKFSPHVTLARLRSSRVEDVVNYLSGRGGFYTNPFTVSRFVLLSSRDSIGGGPYVTEEVFPLYEPFSAGVALGDGYSTESVL, from the coding sequence ATGCCGAGACTTTTCACCGCCCTCGAGATACCGCGCAATGCCGCGATGAGCCTTTCATTGTTGCGGGGTGGCCTTCCCGGTGCCCGCTGGATGGACGTGGAAAACTATCACATCACGCTTCGCTTTATTGGCGACGTCGATAATCGCACGGCAGACGAGATCGTTGATCGGTTGGACCGGATCGAACGGCCGGAATTCCAGCTGCAGCTGACCGGCACCGGTGCCTTCGGATCGAAAAAACCGCATTCTGTCTGGGCTGGCGTCAGCAACCCGCCGGAACTCTACGCGTTGCAGGCCGAGATCGAACGCCTCTGCCAGCGTCTCGGCCTTCCGGCCGACCCCCGCAAGTTCTCGCCGCATGTCACGCTTGCCCGACTCCGTTCTTCGCGCGTCGAGGATGTCGTCAACTACCTTTCCGGTCGCGGCGGCTTTTATACCAATCCCTTCACCGTCTCGCGCTTCGTGCTCCTGTCGTCACGCGATTCCATCGGCGGCGGCCCCTATGTCACCGAGGAGGTGTTTCCGCTCTACGAGCCGTTTTCGGCAGGCGTCGCCCTGGGGGACGGGTATTCGACGGAAAGCGTGCTCTGA
- a CDS encoding 4a-hydroxytetrahydrobiopterin dehydratase yields MRPQKLDPRDTAERLTGMHGWMLAEDGGSISKAFRFKSFSEAFGFMSECALAAEKLDHHPEWFNVYNRVDVSLTTHDAGGLTELDFKLAARMDRAGAGRTQDQRKQDV; encoded by the coding sequence ATGAGACCACAAAAACTCGACCCCCGGGATACGGCCGAGCGGTTGACCGGTATGCATGGTTGGATGCTTGCCGAAGATGGCGGATCGATCTCGAAAGCGTTCCGGTTCAAGAGCTTCAGCGAGGCCTTCGGCTTCATGAGCGAATGCGCTCTGGCGGCTGAAAAACTCGACCATCACCCGGAATGGTTCAATGTCTACAATAGGGTCGATGTGTCGCTCACCACCCATGATGCAGGCGGCCTGACCGAGCTTGATTTCAAGCTTGCAGCCCGCATGGACCGTGCCGGGGCCGGGAGAACGCAGGATCAACGCAAACAGGACGTTTGA
- a CDS encoding YkvA family protein yields the protein MDDVKIGEILLPGEESEQEAKARKVERRFWPTMKRAVRQIPFSRDVVAAYYCARDPATPMRTRGIILGALAYFVLPFDFIPDVLAMVGFSDDVAVLTAAFAAVAGQIKDRHYVRADEALQDKLPE from the coding sequence ATGGACGACGTCAAGATCGGCGAGATATTGCTGCCCGGCGAGGAAAGCGAACAGGAAGCGAAGGCCCGGAAGGTCGAGCGCAGGTTCTGGCCGACGATGAAACGTGCGGTCCGCCAGATCCCGTTCAGCCGCGATGTCGTGGCCGCCTATTATTGCGCGCGCGATCCGGCAACGCCGATGCGAACCCGCGGCATCATTCTGGGCGCACTGGCCTATTTCGTATTGCCCTTCGACTTCATTCCCGACGTGCTGGCGATGGTTGGATTTTCCGACGACGTCGCTGTCCTCACGGCCGCTTTTGCTGCTGTGGCAGGCCAGATCAAGGATCGGCACTATGTGCGGGCGGACGAAGCTTTGCAGGACAAGCTGCCTGAGTAA
- a CDS encoding invasion associated locus B family protein, whose product MFVRKLNLALASVMAFAGFAGFASAQSPTRIQQFNAWGAYSYTSGSSKVCYVLSVPKEKSPANVDHGDIFFLVSQRPGQNISYEPQAMMGYPLQENSKVVVTIDNKNFSMFTKGNSAWVENAAEEPALVTAMKSGKAMSIAAKSRKGTPTSYSYSLSGISAALKQIETCK is encoded by the coding sequence ATGTTTGTAAGAAAGCTCAACCTCGCACTCGCATCCGTAATGGCATTCGCCGGTTTTGCCGGTTTTGCCTCTGCGCAGTCGCCGACCCGCATTCAGCAATTCAACGCTTGGGGGGCCTATTCCTACACGTCCGGTTCGAGCAAGGTCTGCTACGTTCTTTCGGTTCCGAAGGAAAAGAGCCCGGCCAATGTCGATCATGGTGATATCTTCTTCCTGGTATCGCAGCGCCCCGGCCAGAACATTTCCTATGAACCGCAGGCGATGATGGGCTATCCACTGCAGGAAAATTCCAAGGTCGTCGTTACGATCGATAACAAGAACTTCTCCATGTTCACCAAAGGCAACTCTGCTTGGGTCGAAAATGCAGCCGAAGAGCCGGCACTTGTCACGGCCATGAAGAGCGGCAAAGCGATGTCGATCGCCGCGAAATCGCGCAAAGGCACGCCCACATCCTATTCCTATTCGCTCTCCGGCATCTCCGCCGCGCTGAAGCAGATCGAAACCTGCAAGTAG
- the rlmN gene encoding 23S rRNA (adenine(2503)-C(2))-methyltransferase RlmN — MAATEALNLDRPVKAPVRPAIAAEKPTLIGLSREDMGKALADIGVPLKQVKMRASQLWNWLYVRGVSDFDHMSNVSKDMRELLKRHFTIARPEIVEEQISTDGTRKWLLRFPPRGAGRPVEIETVYIPEEGRGTLCVSSQVGCTLTCSFCHTGTQKLVRNLTAEEILSQLLLARDRLGDFPDRDTPAGAVVPNEGRKVTNMVMMGMGEPLYNFENVKTALLIATDGDGLSLSKRRVTLSTSGIVPEIFRTGEEIGVMLAISLHAVKDDLRDMLVPINKKYPLKELLDACRKYPGLSNARRITFEYVMLEGVNDTLEDAKELVRLLKGIPAKINLIPFNPWPGTNYQCSKWEEIEKFADFINAAGYASPIRTPRGRDILAACGQLKSDSERMRKVDRMALEALMIANHGEDD, encoded by the coding sequence ATGGCCGCGACTGAAGCACTCAATCTGGACCGCCCGGTCAAGGCCCCCGTCCGCCCGGCTATCGCAGCGGAAAAGCCGACACTGATCGGCCTGTCGCGCGAGGACATGGGCAAGGCGCTGGCGGATATCGGTGTACCGCTCAAGCAGGTCAAGATGCGCGCCAGCCAGCTCTGGAACTGGCTCTACGTGCGCGGCGTCTCCGATTTCGATCACATGAGCAATGTGTCGAAGGACATGCGCGAGCTGCTGAAGCGGCATTTCACCATCGCCCGGCCGGAAATCGTCGAGGAACAGATCTCCACCGATGGCACCCGCAAGTGGCTGCTGCGCTTCCCGCCGCGCGGCGCCGGCCGTCCCGTCGAGATCGAAACCGTCTACATTCCCGAGGAAGGCCGCGGCACGCTCTGCGTTTCCAGCCAGGTCGGCTGCACGCTGACCTGCTCCTTCTGTCATACCGGCACCCAGAAGCTGGTGCGCAACCTGACCGCCGAGGAAATCCTCTCGCAGTTGCTCTTAGCCCGCGACCGCCTGGGCGATTTCCCGGACCGCGATACGCCGGCCGGCGCCGTCGTGCCGAACGAGGGCCGCAAGGTCACCAACATGGTGATGATGGGCATGGGCGAGCCGCTCTACAATTTCGAGAACGTCAAGACGGCGCTGCTGATCGCAACCGACGGCGACGGCCTGTCGCTTTCCAAGCGCCGCGTCACGCTGTCGACATCCGGCATCGTTCCGGAAATCTTCCGCACCGGCGAGGAAATCGGCGTCATGCTGGCGATCTCGCTGCATGCCGTGAAAGATGACCTGCGCGACATGCTGGTTCCGATCAACAAGAAATATCCGCTGAAGGAATTGCTCGACGCCTGCCGCAAATATCCCGGCCTGTCGAATGCCCGCCGCATCACCTTCGAATATGTCATGCTCGAAGGCGTCAATGACACGCTGGAAGACGCCAAGGAACTGGTGCGCCTGCTGAAGGGTATTCCTGCGAAGATCAACCTAATCCCCTTCAACCCCTGGCCGGGCACCAACTATCAGTGTTCGAAGTGGGAAGAGATCGAGAAGTTTGCCGACTTCATCAACGCGGCCGGCTACGCCTCCCCGATCCGCACCCCGCGCGGTCGCGACATTCTCGCCGCCTGCGGCCAGCTGAAGTCGGATTCCGAGCGCATGCGCAAGGTCGATCGGATGGCGCTTGAGGCGCTCATGATCGCCAACCATGGCGAGGATGATTGA
- a CDS encoding LysE family translocator: MDFLPSLPTLLAFTAATLLLAATPGPDMTLSISRALSQGRAAAFYVVVGTSLGCLVHTLLVAFGVSALITASPTAFLVLKTGGAAYLFWLAVQAIRYGSSLSIKKVDTIDASPLGNIATGLGVNLLNPKVIIFFMTFLPQFVTASDPNVTAKLLFFGIFFIVAAMPVNIAVILTADWLSAWLQQKKSVMRAIDYTFAGVFSIFAVKILFTQTR; the protein is encoded by the coding sequence ATGGATTTCCTGCCCAGCCTGCCCACGCTGCTTGCTTTCACCGCCGCCACCCTTCTGCTTGCCGCCACGCCGGGGCCGGACATGACGCTGTCGATCAGTCGTGCCCTGTCGCAAGGCCGGGCGGCGGCGTTTTATGTCGTGGTGGGCACGAGCCTCGGCTGCCTGGTGCATACGCTCCTTGTTGCCTTTGGAGTGTCGGCTTTGATCACGGCATCGCCCACGGCCTTCCTCGTGCTGAAGACCGGCGGTGCCGCCTATCTCTTCTGGCTGGCCGTCCAGGCGATCCGCTACGGTTCGAGCCTGTCGATAAAGAAGGTCGATACGATCGATGCCTCGCCGCTTGGCAATATTGCCACCGGGCTCGGGGTCAACCTGCTCAATCCGAAGGTCATCATCTTCTTCATGACCTTCCTGCCGCAATTCGTGACCGCAAGCGATCCGAACGTCACGGCAAAGCTTTTGTTTTTCGGGATTTTCTTCATCGTTGCCGCCATGCCGGTCAACATCGCGGTAATCCTCACGGCCGACTGGCTGTCGGCCTGGCTGCAGCAAAAGAAGAGCGTGATGCGGGCAATCGACTACACCTTTGCCGGTGTCTTCTCGATCTTTGCCGTGAAGATCCTGTTCACGCAGACGCGGTAG
- a CDS encoding argininosuccinate synthase translates to MTSHKQVKKVVLAYSGGLDTSIILKWLQTELGAEVVTFTADLGQGEELEPARKKAEMMGIKDIYIRDVREEFVKDFVFPMFRANAVYEGVYLLGTSIARPLISKHLIDIARETGADAIAHGATGKGNDQVRFELSAYALNPDIKIIAPWRDWSFKSRTDLLAFAEQHQIPVAKDKMGEAPFSVDANLLHSSSEGKVLEDPAVEAPNYVYMRTISPEEAPDVATTVKIGFRKGDAVSIDGKEMSPASILTALNALGRDNGIGRLDLVENRFVGMKSRGVYETPGGTILLTAHRAIESITLDRGAAHLKDDIMPRYAELIYYGFWFSPEREMLQALIDKSQEHVEGEVTLKLYKGNVMVTGRSSDKSLYSDKLVTFEDDQGAYDQKDAAGFIKLNALRLRTLAARNRG, encoded by the coding sequence ATGACATCGCACAAGCAAGTGAAGAAAGTCGTCCTCGCCTATTCGGGCGGGCTTGATACCTCGATCATCCTGAAATGGCTGCAGACGGAGCTTGGCGCCGAAGTCGTCACCTTCACCGCCGATCTCGGCCAGGGCGAGGAGCTTGAGCCGGCCCGCAAGAAGGCCGAGATGATGGGCATCAAGGACATCTACATCCGCGATGTGCGCGAGGAGTTCGTCAAGGATTTCGTCTTTCCGATGTTCCGCGCCAATGCCGTCTATGAAGGGGTCTACCTGCTCGGCACCTCGATCGCCCGCCCGCTGATCTCCAAGCACCTGATCGACATTGCCCGCGAAACCGGCGCTGACGCCATTGCCCACGGTGCGACCGGCAAGGGCAACGACCAGGTCCGTTTCGAGCTTTCGGCCTATGCGCTGAACCCGGACATAAAGATCATCGCACCCTGGCGCGACTGGTCGTTCAAGAGCCGCACCGACCTGCTTGCCTTTGCCGAACAGCACCAGATCCCGGTTGCCAAGGACAAGATGGGCGAGGCACCGTTCTCGGTCGACGCCAATCTTCTGCACTCGTCCTCCGAAGGCAAGGTTCTCGAAGATCCTGCCGTCGAAGCGCCGAACTACGTCTACATGCGTACCATCTCGCCGGAGGAGGCTCCGGATGTGGCAACCACCGTCAAGATCGGTTTCCGCAAGGGTGACGCCGTGTCGATCGACGGCAAGGAAATGAGCCCGGCCTCGATCCTGACCGCGCTCAATGCGCTCGGCCGCGACAACGGCATCGGCCGCCTCGATCTGGTCGAAAATCGCTTCGTCGGCATGAAGTCGCGCGGTGTCTACGAAACACCCGGCGGCACGATCCTTCTGACGGCCCACCGCGCTATCGAATCGATCACGCTCGACCGCGGTGCCGCGCACCTGAAGGACGACATCATGCCGCGCTACGCAGAGCTGATCTATTACGGCTTCTGGTTCTCGCCGGAGCGCGAAATGCTGCAGGCGCTGATCGACAAGAGCCAGGAACATGTCGAAGGCGAAGTGACGCTGAAGCTCTACAAGGGAAACGTCATGGTCACCGGCCGCTCGAGCGACAAGTCGCTCTACTCCGACAAACTGGTCACCTTCGAGGACGACCAGGGTGCCTACGACCAGAAGGACGCGGCCGGTTTCATCAAGCTTAACGCGCTGCGCCTGCGCACCCTGGCTGCCCGCAACCGCGGCTGA
- a CDS encoding LysE family translocator, translated as MTQTLLFGAFLAALLYVLIPGPAFLALLGIGAGQGRKAGALFMGGHLAGDVLWSALALVAIVGAKTIGNTIFDVLGLLCGFYLAWIGWTALRARPRGENQPLLSVDRPYRRGLIFGLTNPKGYPVALATFTALLAGSSNALDFNALPALLAVSFLGFLVADIILIGIIGASFVRRFYRRHELVIVRLSGLLFIGFAAQAIWHAAPGLLGMRKP; from the coding sequence ATGACGCAGACCCTGCTTTTCGGTGCATTTCTGGCCGCGCTCCTGTACGTGCTCATCCCCGGCCCCGCCTTTCTGGCCCTTTTGGGGATCGGCGCTGGTCAGGGCCGCAAGGCCGGCGCGCTCTTTATGGGCGGACATCTGGCAGGCGACGTCTTGTGGTCGGCGCTGGCGCTGGTGGCGATCGTCGGCGCGAAAACCATCGGCAATACCATCTTCGATGTTCTCGGGCTGCTGTGCGGCTTCTATCTTGCCTGGATCGGATGGACCGCCCTGCGGGCAAGACCGCGCGGCGAAAACCAGCCCCTCCTTTCAGTGGATCGCCCCTATCGGCGCGGCCTCATCTTCGGGCTGACCAACCCGAAAGGCTATCCGGTTGCCCTCGCGACCTTCACGGCGCTTTTGGCAGGCTCCTCGAATGCGCTCGATTTCAACGCATTGCCGGCGCTGCTCGCCGTGTCGTTCCTTGGATTCCTGGTGGCGGATATCATTCTGATCGGCATTATCGGAGCCTCCTTCGTGCGGCGGTTCTACCGCAGACACGAGCTTGTCATCGTTCGCCTCTCCGGCCTGCTGTTCATCGGCTTTGCCGCGCAGGCCATATGGCATGCGGCGCCCGGATTGCTCGGCATGCGCAAGCCTTGA
- a CDS encoding M3 family metallopeptidase: MTVNTALNPAVTEWNGPDGLPRFEAVADGDFAAAFEASLAAHEAEIDAIANNPQPPAFGNTVVALEIAGDGLSRVSAFFWNRAGAHTNDVIQALERDIAPKMSRHYSKIGMNSALFARIDTLWENRDTLGLDLEATRVLERHWKGFVKSGAKLPKDKQQRLAAINETLASLGARFGQNVLADEKNWALILETTSDLSGLPVFLTDSMASAARDRGEDGKYAVTLSRSIIEPFLTFSERRDLREQAFKAWTARGANGGETDNREIIRETLALRAEKAKLLGYENYAALKLDNTMAKTPDAVNGLLTRVWEKAVEQARREEADLAELVATEGHNHPVMPWDWRHYAEKLRTQKFNFSEGELKPYLQLEKIVEACFDVAHRLFGLTVTEKMGVKGYHPDVRVFDIRDSNGTLIALFLGDYFARASKRSGAWMSSFQSQHRLELKNGAKGELPIIYNVCNFAKPADGKPALLSLDDARTLFHEFGHALHGMLSDVTYPSVSGTSVSRDFVELPSQLYEHWLTVPAILKKYAVHEATGEPMPQDLLDKVLAARSFNAGFNTVEFTSSALVDMAFHTQGAIEDPMTVQAEVLEKIGMPASIVMRHATPHFQHVFSGDGYSAGYYSYMWSEVLDADAFAAFEETGDAFDAETARRLKDNIYSVGGSIDPEDAYKAFRGKLPSPDAMLRKKGLAA, translated from the coding sequence ATGACCGTGAATACCGCCTTGAATCCTGCCGTTACCGAGTGGAACGGCCCGGATGGACTGCCGCGCTTCGAGGCGGTTGCCGATGGTGATTTCGCCGCTGCCTTCGAGGCGAGCCTTGCCGCGCATGAAGCGGAGATCGACGCAATTGCAAACAACCCGCAACCGCCGGCCTTCGGCAACACGGTGGTGGCGCTGGAAATCGCCGGCGACGGTCTGTCGCGTGTTTCCGCGTTCTTCTGGAACCGTGCCGGCGCCCACACGAATGATGTCATCCAGGCTCTGGAACGCGACATCGCGCCGAAAATGTCGCGTCACTATTCGAAGATCGGCATGAATTCCGCTCTTTTCGCGCGCATCGATACACTCTGGGAAAATCGCGACACCCTCGGGCTCGATCTGGAGGCCACGCGGGTTCTGGAGCGTCATTGGAAAGGTTTCGTGAAATCCGGCGCCAAGCTGCCAAAAGACAAGCAGCAGCGATTGGCAGCCATCAACGAGACACTTGCCAGCCTTGGTGCGCGTTTTGGCCAGAACGTGCTGGCGGATGAGAAGAATTGGGCTCTGATCCTTGAAACAACGAGCGACCTTTCGGGCCTGCCGGTGTTTCTGACGGATTCCATGGCGTCTGCGGCGCGCGACCGCGGCGAAGACGGCAAATACGCGGTTACTCTATCGCGGTCGATTATCGAACCCTTCCTGACCTTCTCCGAACGCCGCGATCTGCGCGAACAGGCCTTCAAGGCATGGACCGCCCGCGGCGCGAATGGCGGCGAAACCGACAACCGCGAGATCATTCGCGAAACGTTGGCGCTTCGTGCCGAAAAGGCAAAGTTGCTGGGTTATGAAAACTATGCCGCATTGAAGCTCGACAATACCATGGCAAAGACGCCAGACGCAGTGAACGGGCTTTTGACCAGGGTATGGGAAAAGGCTGTAGAGCAGGCGCGTCGGGAAGAGGCTGACCTCGCCGAACTCGTCGCCACCGAGGGCCACAACCATCCGGTCATGCCATGGGATTGGCGTCACTATGCCGAAAAACTGCGCACGCAAAAATTCAATTTTTCCGAGGGCGAGCTCAAGCCCTATCTGCAACTGGAGAAGATCGTCGAGGCTTGCTTTGACGTCGCGCATCGCTTGTTCGGCCTTACGGTAACCGAGAAAATGGGCGTCAAGGGCTACCATCCGGATGTTCGGGTCTTCGATATCCGGGACAGCAACGGTACGTTGATTGCATTGTTTCTGGGCGACTATTTCGCACGGGCCTCAAAGCGTTCGGGCGCCTGGATGAGTTCCTTTCAGTCGCAGCACCGCCTGGAACTGAAAAACGGCGCAAAGGGCGAGTTGCCAATCATCTACAATGTCTGCAATTTCGCCAAGCCAGCCGATGGCAAGCCGGCACTCCTTTCTCTCGATGATGCCCGCACCCTGTTCCATGAATTCGGCCATGCGCTGCACGGCATGTTGTCGGACGTAACCTATCCCTCCGTTTCCGGTACCAGTGTCTCGCGGGATTTCGTGGAATTGCCCTCGCAGCTCTACGAGCACTGGTTGACGGTACCCGCAATCCTGAAGAAATATGCGGTACACGAAGCGACCGGCGAGCCGATGCCACAAGACTTGCTCGACAAGGTTCTTGCCGCGCGCAGTTTCAATGCCGGCTTCAACACTGTCGAGTTCACGTCGTCGGCCCTGGTCGATATGGCGTTTCACACGCAAGGCGCGATCGAAGACCCCATGACGGTTCAGGCGGAGGTCCTTGAGAAGATCGGTATGCCGGCCTCCATCGTCATGCGGCACGCGACACCGCATTTCCAGCATGTCTTTTCCGGGGACGGGTACTCTGCGGGATATTATTCCTACATGTGGTCGGAAGTGCTCGACGCCGACGCTTTCGCCGCCTTCGAGGAAACCGGTGACGCCTTCGATGCCGAGACGGCCCGCAGACTGAAGGACAATATCTACTCCGTCGGAGGATCGATCGATCCAGAGGACGCTTACAAGGCCTTTCGCGGCAAGCTGCCAAGCCCCGACGCCATGCTGCGGAAAAAAGGCTTGGCCGCCTGA
- the typA gene encoding translational GTPase TypA, whose translation MKMRNIAIIAHVDHGKTTLVDELLKQSGSFRDNQRTTERMMDSNDLEKERGITILAKATSIEWKGVRINIVDTPGHADFGGEVERILSMVDGAIVLVDSSEGPMPQTKFVVSKALKVGLRPIVAINKIDRPDGRHEEVINEVFDLFANLDATDEQLDFPILYGSGRNGWMNVNPEGPKEEGLAPLLDLVLKHVPEPSVGDEDGAFRMIGTILEANPFLGRIITGRIHSGSIKPNQAVKVISQDGKLIENGRISKILAFRGIERTPIDEAHAGDIVAIAGLSKGTVADTFCDPSVTEALHAQPIDPPTVTMSFIVNDSPLAGTEGDKVTSRVIRDRLLKEAEGNVALKIEEAEGKDSFYVSGRGELQLAVLIETMRREGFELAVSRPRVVMHKDEDTGQMLEPVEEVVIDVDEEYSGVVVQKMSERKAEMAELRPSGGNRVRLKFFAPTRGLIGYQSELMTDTRGTAIMNRLFHEYQPYKGDIGGRVQGVLLSNDAGESVAYAMFNLEDRGPMIIDVGEKVYAGMIIGIHTRDNDLEVNVLKGKKLTNMRASGKDEAVKLTPPIRMTLDRALSWIQDDELVEVTPKNIRLRKMYLDSNDRKRFEKSRGAA comes from the coding sequence ATGAAAATGCGCAACATCGCGATCATCGCACACGTTGACCATGGGAAAACCACGCTTGTCGACGAACTTCTGAAGCAGTCGGGTTCCTTCCGCGATAACCAGCGCACGACTGAGCGCATGATGGATAGCAACGACCTCGAAAAAGAGCGCGGCATCACCATTCTGGCGAAGGCGACTTCGATCGAGTGGAAGGGCGTGCGCATCAACATCGTCGACACCCCCGGCCACGCCGACTTCGGTGGTGAAGTCGAGCGCATCCTGTCGATGGTGGACGGCGCGATCGTTCTGGTCGACTCGTCCGAAGGCCCGATGCCGCAGACCAAGTTCGTCGTTTCCAAGGCGCTGAAGGTCGGCCTTCGCCCGATCGTCGCGATCAACAAGATCGACCGTCCGGATGGCCGCCACGAAGAAGTCATCAACGAAGTCTTCGACCTCTTTGCAAATCTCGACGCCACCGACGAGCAGCTCGATTTCCCGATTCTTTACGGTTCGGGCCGCAATGGCTGGATGAATGTCAATCCGGAAGGTCCGAAGGAGGAAGGCCTTGCGCCGCTTCTCGACCTCGTTCTCAAGCACGTCCCGGAGCCCAGCGTCGGCGACGAGGACGGCGCCTTCCGCATGATCGGCACGATCCTCGAAGCCAACCCCTTCCTCGGCCGCATCATCACCGGCCGCATCCATTCCGGTTCGATCAAGCCGAACCAGGCTGTCAAGGTTATCAGCCAGGACGGCAAGCTGATCGAGAACGGCCGTATCTCGAAAATTCTCGCGTTCCGCGGCATCGAGCGCACCCCGATCGACGAAGCCCATGCGGGCGACATCGTCGCGATCGCCGGCCTGTCGAAGGGCACGGTTGCCGACACGTTCTGCGATCCTTCGGTCACCGAGGCGCTGCATGCCCAGCCGATCGACCCGCCGACCGTCACCATGTCCTTCATCGTCAACGACTCACCGCTTGCCGGCACCGAAGGCGACAAGGTGACCAGCCGCGTCATTCGTGACCGCCTGCTCAAGGAAGCCGAAGGTAACGTCGCGCTGAAGATCGAGGAAGCCGAAGGCAAGGATTCGTTCTACGTGTCCGGCCGTGGCGAATTGCAGTTGGCCGTTCTCATCGAGACAATGCGCCGCGAAGGTTTCGAACTGGCTGTGTCGCGTCCGCGCGTCGTCATGCACAAGGACGAGGACACCGGCCAGATGCTGGAGCCCGTCGAGGAAGTCGTCATCGACGTGGATGAGGAATATTCCGGCGTCGTTGTTCAGAAGATGTCCGAGCGCAAGGCTGAAATGGCCGAGCTTCGTCCGTCCGGCGGTAATCGCGTTCGCCTGAAGTTCTTCGCACCGACCCGTGGCCTGATCGGCTACCAGTCGGAACTGATGACCGACACGCGCGGCACGGCGATCATGAACCGCCTGTTCCACGAATATCAGCCTTACAAGGGCGATATCGGCGGCCGCGTTCAGGGCGTTCTGCTCTCCAACGATGCCGGCGAATCGGTGGCCTACGCCATGTTCAACCTTGAAGACCGTGGCCCGATGATCATCGACGTCGGCGAGAAGGTCTATGCCGGCATGATCATCGGCATCCACACGCGCGACAACGACCTCGAGGTTAACGTTCTCAAGGGCAAGAAGCTTACCAACATGCGCGCCTCCGGCAAGGATGAAGCCGTCAAGCTGACTCCGCCGATCCGCATGACGCTCGACCGCGCTCTCTCCTGGATCCAGGACGACGAACTGGTCGAAGTAACGCCGAAGAACATCCGCCTGCGCAAGATGTATCTCGATTCGAACGACCGCAAGCGCTTCGAAAAGTCGCGCGGCGCAGCGTAA